The stretch of DNA CAACGGCATCACGTCGACGCCGGACCGCCGGGCCCTGCTCGCCGTGCAGTCCAACACCGGCAAGCTGTTCCGCATCGACCCGGGCAGCGGCCACACCCGCGAGGTGGACCTCGGCGGCGCGCTCGTCTCCGACGGCGACGGGCTGCTCCTCGACGGGAACGAGCTCTACGTGATCCAGAGCGGCATGACCATGGCCGCGACGCTGCTGCGGATCGACGCGAGGGGTACGCGCGGGCGCGTCGTCGAGCGGATCGCGGATCCCCGCTTCGAGCTGCAGTCGCCGACGACCGCCGCAGTGTTCGGCGACCGCGTCTACCTCACGCTCGCGAGGTTCGCGACCCCGCCAGAGCCGGACACCGAGTACCGCGCGATCAGCATTCGCAGGCGCTGACCCGTGCCATCATCTGACTCATGCTGAACTGCACGCGGATCTACGCCGACGACCAAGGGGCGGCGAGGTTCGAGGACATCCGGATTCCGATGACGCCAGAAGAACCTGGTCCGGAGACGCTCAGCGTGTCCGAGGTGTTCGGAGCGTCGGGGCTGATCTTCGCCCGAGCGGTGGCGGGTGGCGGTCATCCGGATCAGCCGGAGCCTCGTCGCGCCCTGGGGATCGTTCTTGCCGGTTCGTCAGAGATCTCCGCGTCGGGCGAGACACGGACGTTCACGACCGGGGACATCTTGTTGATCGAGGACACTGAGGGTGTCGGTCACTCGTCTCGAACTGCCGATGGCTTCCTCGTCGCGCTGGCCATCCTCGACCCGCCGCGTTAGCCGCGGGGGACGTATGGCCGGCGCCTGAAGGAGAACGCGGCGATGGAGCGGGTCACGAGGTCGGCGGCCTCGTCGTTGCTCAGGTCGAGCTGACGCACCAGGGCGACCCACGACTGATAGCCCGTCTGGACGTACGCCATCGCGGCGGCCTCGTCGAGCGGCACCCGCAGCCGGTCGCAGTCCGCCGCCATCGACAGGACGGAGCGCAGCCGCTCGAGCCGGAGTTGACGCGACGACGCCAGCGCGTGCGCCAGCTCCACCGAGTCGCGGATCGTGATGAGCGCGCCGATCCTCTGGTCGTGCTTGGCGAGCTCGTGGAACCACTGGACGACGAGGTCGCGCAGGGCGTGCTCGGGCGAGCGGGGACGAGCGTCGACCACCGCGGGGGCGAGCGCGGC from Streptosporangiales bacterium encodes:
- a CDS encoding TetR family transcriptional regulator — protein: MRSALSSTLNRPAHDGAGGRELSRTYSMQKRGRAREDTRQRLMSAAADLIMEKGSAKITMTAVAGRADVALRTVYNHFASVDALLASVMSTINEEFAALAPAVVDARPRSPEHALRDLVVQWFHELAKHDQRIGALITIRDSVELAHALASSRQLRLERLRSVLSMAADCDRLRVPLDEAAAMAYVQTGYQSWVALVRQLDLSNDEAADLVTRSIAAFSFRRRPYVPRG